A stretch of Kazachstania africana CBS 2517 chromosome 7, complete genome DNA encodes these proteins:
- the RUD3 gene encoding Rud3p (similar to Saccharomyces cerevisiae RUD3 (YOR216C); ancestral locus Anc_8.636), with protein sequence MGKNKKKGNKKSNAASKEDAIPKDDGASKQVEQEEKEEVMDSISAGSEGTVQENEVSSPVVAAPQEGTNANDTIDTEVTDLRKQIAQLQAELDRAKSEKTVTESDTNRDSSEVASLKEERDEIKSQYDTLLSRLSSMKTVFNKMKEAQQELEITKESLKEYESQNLKLKNKLSNATKDQTELTTTVTTLHKEIENLERDCENMTSKCHQYERQIDEMQSRLQAGDKNHMTLLETLRKDNDMLSAKIQDLTIVLDTSKQNNADLIEEKEESQQTIITLEKHIQTLEEKIKSLETQVEEQSKIDQRELNEKELELKSLRTQLDTTIEKEAKYNEEIDSLKKQVESLKEEMQVKDRLEGETKEQAIQIGKLRHEAIILNEHLKKALGMLKQSSDSESIDKELISNLLISFVSIPRADPKKFEVLELLSSFLNWDEDKKQQAGLINNLERSSTTRSVSRTQSFVSMWTDFLEKESEK encoded by the coding sequence GGGGACTgtacaagaaaatgaagtttCTTCTCCTGTGGTGGCTGCACCACAGGAAGGCACCAATGCCAATGATACAATTGATACTGAAGTTACTGATTTACGAAAACAGATTGCGCAATTACAAGCTGAATTGGACAGGGCAAAGAGTGAAAAAACAGTCACAGAGAGTGATACCAACCGTGATTCAAGTGAAGTAGCTAGCTTGAAAGAAGAGAGGGATGAAATCAAGTCTCAGTACGATACTCTATTAAGTAGATTGTCCTCGATGAAAACTGTTTTCAATAAGATGAAAGAGGCACAGCAAGAATTGGAAATAACAAAAGAAAGTTTAAAAGAGTATGAATCTCAAAACTTGAAGCTTAAAAATAAGTTATCTAACGCTACAAAAGATCAAACAGAGTTAACCACCACTGTGACAACGTTAcataaagaaattgaaaatttagagAGAGACTGTGAGAATATGACGTCAAAATGCCATCAGTACGAAAGgcaaattgatgaaatgcAATCACGTTTACAAGCTGGTGACAAAAATCATATGACGCTCCTTGAAACACTTCGTAAAGATAATGACATGTTATCAGCCAAAATTCAAGACTTAACTATTGTTCTTGACACGAGTAAGCAAAATAATGCTGATCTtatcgaagaaaaagaagaatcaCAACAAACCATAATCACTTTGGAAAAGCACATACAAACCTtggaagagaaaataaaatctcTTGAAACACAAGTGGAAGAACAAAgcaaaattgatcaaagagaattaaatgaaaaagaactCGAACTGAAATCCTTAAGAACTCAGTTAGATACAACTATCGAAAAGGAGgcaaaatataatgaagaaattgatagtTTGAAAAAGCAGGTTGAATCATTAAAGGAAGAAATGCAAGTAAAGGATAGATTAGAAGGAGAGACAAAAGAACAAGCCATTCAAATAGGAAAATTGAGACACGAGGCTATCATTCTCAATGAACATCTAAAGAAGGCCCTAGGTATGTTGAAACAATCAAGTGACTCCGAATCCATTGATAAAGAATTGATTTCCAATCTATTAATCTCATTTGTGTCCATTCCAAGGGCAGACcctaaaaaatttgaagttctCGAGCTTCTTTCCAGTTTTTTGAATTGGGATGAAGATAAGAAGCAACAAGCTGGTTTGATAAATAACTTAGAGAGAAGTTCAACAACCAGAAGTGTCTCAAGGACTCAAAGTTTTGTTTCGATGTGGACAGACTTTTTAGAAAAGGAAAGTGAGAAATAA
- the AIM41 gene encoding Aim41p (similar to Saccharomyces cerevisiae YOR215C; ancestral locus Anc_8.635) translates to MLKKLPRAVLQTSRFIRWSSSEAYANAVTSLKRDLKQALIEKDIIRKNTIRGILSEVKNKEIEDKDGHMNEFTLFDVYSKVIAQRKDSIRNFLDNGRKDLADKETKEIAIIDGYKQSLTVASEEDVNAKVLDLLQHWKQETPDILMKDVFRKVDWKTISTEWRASQSLIKKSIVSQFNDVFKK, encoded by the coding sequence ATGTTGAAGAAGCTACCCAGGGCAGTGTTACAAACATCCAGGTTCATCAGGTGGAGTTCTTCTGAGGCCTATGCAAATGCCGTTACTTCATTGAAGAGGGATTTAAAACAGGCcttaattgaaaaagatatcaTCAGGAAAAATACTATACGTGGCATTCTATCAGAAGTGaagaataaagaaattgaggATAAAGATGGACACATGAACGAATTCACATTGTTTGATGTTTATTCCAAGGTAATAGCTCAGAGAAAAGATTCCATTAGGAATTTTCTCGATAatggaagaaaagatttagCTGATAAGGAAACAAAAGAGATTGCGATTATTGATGGTTATAAGCAAAGCCTAACAGTGGCttctgaagaagatgtCAACGCCAAAGTTTTGGATCTTTTGCAGCATTGGAAACAAGAAACACCTGatatattgatgaaagatGTGTTCCGAAAAGTTGATTGGAAGACAATCTCAACAGAATGGAGAGCTTCCCAAAGTTTGATTAAGAAATCCATTGTTTCACAGTTCAACGAtgttttcaagaaataa
- the SPR2 gene encoding Spr2p (similar to Saccharomyces cerevisiae SPO19 (YPL130W) and YOR214C; ancestral locus Anc_8.634): MLKQVIFTALFSFCLAKVLATKFTVTLNTESNTDSSHFSSQLNKEPLEVHVDTETLTPELLKKFSQATNIFFSDIPGSPKIFKANDDLDFDEDYYFDEDEGDEEENNEFRTLLSNILDEPREYIDAIQKHRRFSDVRQILEEIMDDLPDDDLFEDHYKFDQGYEAFCEECENKNSANLHIARAMDINTDNKIESLSLNSHKIINVTRAIDTTSVTFECSTTTVSFSVSKTETPTRVFTSPMAVEATRNATFTPAVSNATAATSGQLQSGATYLMPATMLLSSIVSFIFFMQA, translated from the coding sequence ATGCTCAAACAAGTCATTTTCACTGccctcttttctttctgttTAGCAAAAGTATTAGCTACAAAATTCACAGTAACGTTGAACACAGAGAGTAATACAGATAGTTCGCATTTTTCATCGCAATTAAACAAGGAACCATTAGAAGTTCATGTCGACACTGAAACGCTAACACCAGAactattaaagaaattttctcAAGCTActaatatattcttttctgaCATTCCTGGTTCTCCAAAGATTTTCAAAGCCAATGATgatcttgattttgatgaagacTATTATTTTGACGAGGATGAaggtgatgaagaagaaaacaatgAGTTCAGAACGCTCTTGTCAAATATACTCGATGAACCTCGAGAATATATTGATGCAATACAAAAACATAGAAGATTCTCCGATGTCAGACAAATcttggaagaaattatgGATGATTTGCCAGATGACGATCTATTCGAAGATCATtacaaatttgatcaaGGATACGAAGCTTTCTGTGAAGAGTGTGAGAACAAAAATTCAGCAAACTTGCATATTGCAAGAGCAATGGATATCAATacagataataaaatagaATCGCTGTCACTCAATAGTCATAAGATAATTAATGTCACGAGAGCAATCGATACAACCTCTGTCACTTTTGAATGTAGTACTACAACAGTAAGTTTCAGTGTATCCAAGACAGAAACACCTACAAGAGTGTTTACATCACCAATGGCAGTAGAGGCCACCAGAAACGCCACATTCACCCCAGCAGTCTCCAACGCAACTGCAGCGACTAGCGGCCAACTTCAAAGTGGAGCTACCTACTTGATGCCAGCCACCATGCTGCTGTCATCCATCGTCTCGTTTATATTCTTTATGCAAGCGTAA
- the KAFR0G01950 gene encoding uncharacterized protein (similar to Saccharomyces cerevisiae TAF14 (YPL129W); ancestral locus Anc_8.633): protein MVANVKRTIRIRTTQHILPDVPPVENFPMREWSIELTMLDKDGNEIPITILDKVVYHLHPTFANPNRTFTDAPYKIVEQGWGGFPLHISLFLLEKAGEKKITHDLNFLQDTYASDHIIQVPVNKPLLVEELAKSGPVEEPTTKRKVAAATTNGESKTKKAKTTSNTPMIKGDVDIERLAFGLTKLKEDDLVGVVQMITDNRTPEMDVTNNVEEGEFVMDLFSLPESLLKSLWDYVKKNTEN, encoded by the exons ATGGTAGCA aatgttaaGAGAACAATAAGAATTAGAACTACACAACATATATTGCCAGATGTTCCACCAGTAGAGAACTTTCCAATGCGTGAATGGAGCATTGAACTCACGATGCTAGATAAAGACGGCAATGAAATCCCAATTACTATTTTAGATAAAGTCGTATACCATCTACATCCAACTTTTGCAAATCCAAATAGAACCTTCACTGACGCACCATACAAGATTGTCGAACAAGGATGGGGTGGTTTCCCATTACATATAAGTCTTTTCTTACTGGAGAAAGCTGgcgaaaagaaaatcaCACATGATTTAAACTTCTTACAGGATACTTATGCAAGTGATCATATCATTCAAGTACCAGTCAATAAGCCTCTACTGGTAGAGGAATTAGCAAAGAGTGGCCCTGTGGAGGAGCCAACCACGAAGAGAAAAGTGGCGGCAGCCACTACAAATGGCGAATCAAAGACTAAAAAGGCAAAGACTACCAGTAATACGCCGATGATCAAAGGAGATGTTGATATCGAAAGATTGGCTTTTGGTTTGAccaaattgaaagaagatgatttagTCGGTGTCGTTCAAATGATTACCGATAATAGAACACCTGAAATGGATGTAACAAACAACGTGGAGGAAGGCGAATTTGTTATGGACTTGTTTAGTTTACCTGAAAGTTTATTAAAGAGTCTATGGGACTATGTCAAGAAAAACACAGAAAATTAG
- the SAS5 gene encoding Sas5p (similar to Saccharomyces cerevisiae SAS5 (YOR213C); ancestral locus Anc_8.632), with translation MLDKDGMEVPATILSFCTFYLHPTFENPVRKISTIPFTLEESGWGEFDMKIVCHFKGKAGQFSIYHDLSFADNAYAVDYTIDVPYYLPEFRPFLEKDFDLPAIDADPEPYKGGTKWLREVPFLDEDQVTEFVQKILNNSAVQSEVEKRDKMDTFYMYLGQLPDDLIDELGYFIQNRGMEDSNDSKAQLKQEDDSEIFGDI, from the coding sequence ATGCTAGACAAAGATGGAATGGAAGTACCGGCTACTATTCTATCATTTTGTACATTCTATTTGCATCCAACATTTGAAAACCCAGTAAGAAAGATAAGTACTATTCCCTTCACACTAGAAGAAAGTGGATGGGGTGAATTCGACATGAAAATTGTTTGCCATTTTAAAGGAAAAGCTGgtcaattttcaatatatcatGATTTGTCATTCGCAGACAATGCGTATGCAGTGGATTATACGATAGATGTACCGTATTATTTACCTGAATTTAGACCCTTTTTGGAGAAAGACTTTGACTTACCAGCAATTGACGCTGACCCGGAACCATACAAGGGAGGAACCAAATGGCTACGTGAAGTTCCCTTTCTAGACGAAGATCAAGTGACAGAAtttgttcaaaaaataCTAAATAATAGTGCTGTTCAATCAGAGGTTGAGAAACGTGACAAAATGGATACATTTTACATGTATTTGGGGCAATTACCAGATGATCTGATTGATGAACTTGGCTACTTCATACAAAATAGAGGAATGGaagattcaaatgattcaaaagCGCAACTCaaacaagaagatgataGTGAAATTTTTGGGGACATATGA
- the STE4 gene encoding G protein subunit beta (similar to Saccharomyces cerevisiae STE4 (YOR212W); ancestral locus Anc_8.631) → MTTFQPTMDLSFSSAAYIQPQTLMFSDNGNLEEEIQNKINIARQETKNLYIQIDKVKLRVQDANLFQMANTIEPLNKSKINLKPTIVLKGHNNKIADFRWSRNSKNILSASQDGFMLIWDSATGMKQNAIPLDSQWVLSCAMSPNGNLVASAGLNNNCTVYKVSKENRVQQNITSIFKGHTCYISDIDFLDNTQVLTASGDMTCALWDIPKAKRVTEYTDHLGDVLALALPTNKNNNNDENIFASCGSDGYTYIWDIRTPGSVQNFFVSNRDVNTLQFFKDGNSIATGSDDGMVNLYDLRSDCPIANYSLSTSLHSQQYDQPTYSEAKMVYSRHSPQSATATAVSSSYLDNQGVVSIDFSNSGRLMYACYTDSGCVVWDTLKAEIVGKLEGHSNRVSRVKTSPDGLAVCTGSWDSTMKIWSPAYM, encoded by the coding sequence atGACTACATTTCAACCCACAATGGATTTATCATTCTCAAGTGCAGCTTATATACAACCACAGACTCTGATGTTCTCAGATAATGGAAATTTAGaggaagaaattcaaaataaaattaatataGCAAGGCAAGAAACTAaaaatctttatattcaaattgacAAAGTGAAATTGAGAGTTCAAGATGCAAATCTTTTCCAAATGGCGAACACAATAGAACCTTTAAATAAAAGTAAAATAAACTTGAAACCAACGATAGTGTTAAAAGGTCATAACAATAAAATTGCAGATTTTAGATGGTCAAGAAATTCTAAAAACATTTTAAGTGCAAGTCAAGACGGTTTTATGCTTATATGGGATAGTGCAACTGGTATGAAGCAAAATGCCATCCCTCTGGATTCCCAATGGGTACTTTCTTGTGCCATGTCTCCAAATGGAAATCTGGTCGCAAGTGCAGGCCTTAACAATAATTGTACTGTTTACAAAGTCTCCAAAGAAAATAGAGTACAACAAAATATCACTTCCATATTCAAAGGTCATACATGTTACATTTCAGATATTGATTTCCTTGACAATACTCAGGTACTAACAGCTAGTGGTGACATGACTTGTGCATTGTGGGATATTCCAAAGGCAAAACGAGTTACCGAGTATACAGACCATTTGGGTGACGTTTTGGCGTTGGCACTTCCcacaaacaaaaataataacaacgatgaaaatatttttgcaAGTTGCGGGTCTGATGGATATACTTATATCTGGGATATAAGGACCCCTGGTTcagttcaaaattttttcgtCAGTAATAGAGATGTTAATactcttcaatttttcaaggaTGGGAATTCTATCGCTACTGGTAGCGACGATGGCATGGTTAATTTATACGACTTACGTTCTGATTGTCCAATTGcaaattattcattatCCACTAGTCTTCATAGCCAACAGTACGATCAACCAACTTATTCTGAGGCCAAAATGGTTTATAGTAGGCATTCTCCACAATCAGCTACGGCGACAGCAGTAAGTTCGAGCTATTTAGATAATCAAGGTGTCGTTTCAATAGACTTCAGTAATTCGGGTAGATTGATGTATGCATGCTATACAGATTCCGGATGTGTGGTTTGGGATACTCTGAAAGCGGAAATTGTTGGTAAATTAGAAGGTCATAGTAACAGAGTCTCAAGAGTCAAGACAAGTCCAGATGGATTAGCTGTTTGTACAGGTTCGTGGGATTCcacaatgaaaatttggTCCCCTGCATATATGTAA
- the HHO1 gene encoding histone H1 (similar to Saccharomyces cerevisiae HHO1 (YPL127C); ancestral locus Anc_8.629): MPIRRPTLKKTQAKKTPVVAKKIVARKIVEEPAKSYRTLITEALVSLHDRMGSSRQTLKKFIKEKYPSVGAAANFDMYFNNAIKKGVQSEIFLQPKGPSGPLKLAKVSKTDDKKPSKVVAAKKAVKVTKKKPVVAKKVALKKARNVVAEHPSTYREMVLEGATKINTGKGASRIALKKFIKEKYSSAGARPNFDSLVNNAIKKCVDSGELKQPKGPSGVVKIVKIEKSSSVSKTKPKKRANGVTKKK, from the coding sequence ATGCCAATCAGAAGACCAACTTTGAAGAAGACACAGGCAAAGAAGACGCCTGTAGTTGCTAAGAAAATCGTAGCCAGGAAGATCGTCGAGGAGCCTGCTAAATCCTACAGGACTCTAATCACAGAGGCATTGGTTAGTTTACACGATCGTATGGGATCTAGCCGTCAAACCCTCAAGAAATTCATTAAGGAAAAATATCCATCAGTCGGTGCTGCTGCTAACTTTGACATGTACTTTAATAATGCAATTAAGAAAGGTGTACAGAGTGAAATCTTTTTGCAACCAAAGGGTCCATCTGGTCCGCTCAAATTAGCAAAAGTGTCAAAGACCGATGATAAGAAGCCTTCCAAAGTGGTTGCTGCTAAGAAGGCAGTTAAAGTCACTAAAAAGAAACCTGTCGTTGCAAAGAAAGttgcattgaaaaaagcACGTAACGTTGTCGCTGAACATCCTTCGACGTACAGAGAAATGGTCTTGGAAGGGGctacaaaaattaatacTGGGAAAGGTGCCAGCCGTATTGCTTTAAAGAAGtttattaaagaaaaatatagCTCAGCTGGAGCAAGACCTAATTTTGACAGTCTCGTCAACAACGCTATTAAAAAATGTGTCGATTCCGGCGAATTGAAACAACCAAAAGGTCCCTCAGGAGTTGTCAAAATTGTAAAGATCGAGAAGTCATCCTCTGTAAGCAAGACTAAACCTAAGAAGAGGGCCAACGGTGtcacaaagaaaaaatag
- the MGM1 gene encoding dynamin-related GTPase MGM1 (similar to Saccharomyces cerevisiae MGM1 (YOR211C); ancestral locus Anc_8.628), whose amino-acid sequence MRLAASRLVSRSVALRSPLQRGAHVQGRRLYYYSVVSPLQLIKFMHFNSNVRFNPQLKLVATRRFSSFIPRVVAKIAKTPVYLGGGIAAAGSYIAYKVEQTSNYTMDKIDQLKDFSSGMKDKIVRLFQNGSNDGGGSNSNGSIPGATLAATLAAEEEEEERLDQELQKMHDNNAWDEDSNDEDGEIDDSIDTTQDEMLNLTKQMIEIRTILNRVDPGSTHLTLPSIVVIGSQSSGKSSVLEAIVGKEFLPKGSNMVTKRPIELTLVNTPNSPEITADFPSQRLYNLKDFKEVRRILLELNMAIPSSEAVSDDPIQLTIKSSRVPDLSLVDLPGYIQIEAADQPLELKSRIRQLCDKYLKEPNIILAISAADVDLANSSALRASKKADPEGLRTIGVITKLDLVSASMAKDILNNRRYPLKMGYVGVITKAPNEFNKHNYLSLFNDQSTSNNSSHSPLSGLFGKKLDQTSKENKSSENELGLQQIESRQFEKLYFQQNKKIFSNCQVSTKKLRERLIKILEISMSNALEPTSNIIQQELDDTSYLFKVEFNDRQLTPKSYLLNNVDILKLTIKEFQEKFSRTELKSILKADLDQKVLDFLAARYWKDENLATSLSSTMKSDSEMLYWHRKLGLASSSLTKIGIGRLSTMLVTNSILKELDNILNNTQLKSHELIKDLVTNTAVNVLNTKYYSTADQVENCIKPYKYEIDLEDRDWELARNHSISLLKEEYHQCKERFDTIKNAVGNKKLQRVMSYLDHDDGLQKQETLGMSKILLERGSEAVFLDKRLKVLNFRMRMLRNRCYSKSEKDRCPEVFLNAVSEKLISTAVLFLNVELLSDFFYNFPIELDRRLSTLSEEQIEMFAKEDPKIARHIDLQKRKELLELALEKIDSILVFKKSYKNVNTNI is encoded by the coding sequence ATGAGATTGGCTGCTTCTCGTTTAGTGTCACGTTCGGTGGCGTTGAGAAGTCCCTTACAACGAGGTGCCCACGTCCAGGGACGAAGATTGTACTACTACTCGGTAGTGTCGCCTTTACAACTCATAAAATTCATGCATTTCAACTCTAATGTACGGTTTAATCCTCAGCTAAAGCTGGTCGCCACGCGGAGGTTTAGTTCGTTTATCCCCAGGGTGGTGGCTAAGATAGCAAAGACCCCCGTGTATCTTGGGGGTGGCATTGCAGCTGCTGGGAGTTACATTGCATACAAAGTGGAACAGACAAGTAATTATACTATGGATAAGATAGACCAGTTGAAGGATTTTTCAAGTGGAATGAAGGATAAGATTGTGAGATTGTTTCAGAACGGCAGTAATGATGGTGGTGGTTCTAATTCAAATGGCTCTATACCCGGTGCCACTCTGGCTGCAACATTGGcagctgaagaagaagaggaagagaGACTTGATCAGGAGTTGCAAAAAATGCATGACAATAATGCATGGGATGAGGATTCgaatgatgaagatggcGAAATTGATGATAGTATCGACACTACTCAGGATGAAATGCTTAATTTGACCAAGCAAATGATAGAAATTAGAACCATTTTGAATAGAGTCGACCCAGGTTCAACTCATTTGACGCTACCTTCTATTGTGGTCATTGGATCTCAATCTTCTGGTAAATCCTCTGTATTGGAGGCCATAGTGggaaaagaatttttaccCAAAGGTTCTAACATGGTAACAAAAAGACCCATAGAATTAACTCTCGTGAATACCCCAAACTCTCCAGAAATTACGGCAGATTTTCCCTCACAACGATTGTATAATCTgaaagatttcaaagaagtGAGGAGAATCCtattagaattgaatatgGCAATCCCATCTTCGGAAGCAGTCTCGGACGACCCAATTCAACTAACTATCAAATCTTCCAGAGTACCCGATTTGTCACTAGTAGATCTACCAGGTTATATACAGATTGAAGCTGCTGATCAACCATTAGAATTAAAATCTAGAATCCGTCAATTGTGTgacaaatatttgaaggaACCAAATATTATATTGGCCATTTCAGCTGCAGATGTCGATCTTGCTAACAGTTCTGCATTACGAGCCTCAAAGAAAGCCGATCCAGAAGGGTTAAGAACGATAGGTGTTATCACCAAATTAGATCTAGTAAGTGCAAGTATGGCCAAAGATATATTGAACAACAGAAGATATCCTCTAAAGATGGGATACGTTGGTGTCATAACCAAAGCACCAAACGAATTTAATAAGCACAATTACCTTAGTCTGTTCAATGACCAATCAACTTCCAACAACTCATCACATTCACCATTAAGTGGTTTGTTTGGTAAAAAATTGGACCAAACaagtaaagaaaataagagCTCCGAGAATGAATTAGGTTTGCAACAAATAGAATCGAGAcagtttgaaaaattatattttcaacaaaataaaaagattTTTAGCAACTGTCAGGTATcgacaaaaaaattgaggGAAAGATTAATTAAAATCTTGGAAATATCAATGTCCAACGCACTTGAACCTACATCAAATATAATACAACAAGAACTGGATGATACTTCCTATTTATTCAAAgttgaattcaatgatagACAGTTAACTCCGAAATCatatcttttgaataaCGTAGATATATTAAAGTTAACCATAAAAGAGTTCCAGGAGAAATTCAGTAGAACTGAATTGAAATCGATATTGAAGGCAGATCTCGATCAAAAAGTGCTTGATTTTCTAGCTGCAAGATACTGGAAAGACGAAAATCTTGCCACTTCGCTTTCGTCTACAATGAAGAGTGATAGCGAAATGTTATATTGGCATAGAAAACTGGGACTTGCCTCTTCAAGTTTGACTAAAATTGGTATTGGTAGGCTTTCAACAATGTTAGTTACAAACTCGATCTTAAAGGAACTGGATAACATTTTAAATAACACTCAATTAAAATCGCATGAACTAATTAAAGATTTGGTGACCAACACTGCAGTGAATGTACTAAATACAAAGTATTATTCTACTGCTGACCAAGTGGAGAACTGTATTAAGCCTtacaaatatgaaattgacTTAGAAGATCGTGATTGGGAACTGGCCAGAAATCATTCGATTAGTTTACTGAAGGAAGAGTACCATCAATGTAAAGAGCGTTTTGACACTATAAAAAATGCAGTGGGAAATAAAAAGCTACAGAGAGTAATGTCATATTTGGATCATGATGATGGCTTACAAAAACAAGAAACCCTTGGAATGTCTAAGATTTTGTTAGAGAGAGGTTCTGAGGCAGTATTCCTAGACAAAAGATTGAAGGTACTGAACTTCAGAATGAGGATGCTGAGAAATAGATGCTACTCGAAATCTGAGAAAGATCGCTGTCCAGAAGTATTTTTAAATGCAGTAAGTGAGAAATTGATATCAACCGCTGTACTATTTTTAAATGTTGAATTACTAAGTGACTTCTTCTACAATTTCCCAATAGAATTGGATAGAAGGTTGAGTACTCTGAGCGAAGAGCAAATCGAAATGTTTGCTAAAGaagatccaaaaattgCAAGACACATTGATTTACAAAAGAGAAAGGAGCTGTTAGAGTTAGCACTTGAGAAAATCGATTCAATTTTGGTCTTCAAAAAGAGCTACAAAAATGTAAATACTAATATATAG